In a single window of the Tepidibacillus fermentans genome:
- a CDS encoding endonuclease/exonuclease/phosphatase family protein has product MVNQHNLLKIISYNIHSGKNFWLVPTFRSLIRFLADQDADMITIQEINENNKRGHQFTALQNALKLTGRFAPHVPIGNGNYGLATFSRFPILSTSHLLLPSQKEQRGLLDTVIQVNERKVHILNTHLGLSYVERIQQLQRITEYIQALTSPFLMMGDFNTPSLSLDRFGCFDAALMMKKGHLPTMPFSKQRIDYIFHSANIRVIDYDVFKINLSDHYPISVQVQII; this is encoded by the coding sequence ATGGTTAACCAGCACAACCTGTTAAAAATCATAAGTTACAATATCCATAGTGGAAAGAATTTTTGGCTAGTCCCGACATTTCGCTCTTTAATCCGTTTTTTAGCCGATCAAGATGCCGATATGATTACCATCCAAGAGATTAATGAAAATAATAAACGAGGACACCAATTTACCGCTTTACAAAACGCCCTCAAACTTACAGGCCGTTTTGCCCCCCATGTACCTATTGGCAATGGCAACTATGGCCTAGCTACTTTTAGTCGTTTTCCTATCTTGTCTACTTCACATCTTTTACTCCCTAGTCAAAAAGAACAACGGGGCCTTTTAGATACTGTAATACAGGTAAACGAGAGAAAGGTTCATATTTTAAATACCCATTTAGGCTTGTCTTATGTAGAGAGAATTCAGCAACTTCAGCGAATCACTGAATATATTCAGGCACTTACTTCCCCATTTCTTATGATGGGGGATTTCAATACACCCTCTCTCTCACTTGATCGTTTTGGTTGTTTTGACGCCGCTCTAATGATGAAAAAAGGGCATTTACCCACGATGCCCTTTTCTAAACAGCGGATTGACTATATCTTTCATTCAGCGAACATTCGCGTCATTGATTACGATGTGTTCAAAATAAACCTGTCTGATCATTATCCCATTTCTGTACAAGTTCAGATCATTTAG
- the trmB gene encoding tRNA (guanosine(46)-N7)-methyltransferase TrmB: MRLRKKPWVKDEIFQYTSYSVKEPREWKGKWRTLFGNDYPIHVEFGTGRGNFITTLAKQNPEINYIALEQKQEVLVQAVRKAVALELKNIRFILGNANFVLDFFSDDEIARIYLNFVDPWPKNRHAKRRLTHQNYLNMYQQILQKNGSIHLKTDNEILFEFSLNELSLHPFYQLHDISLNLYRNEENLEKHVQTEYELKFLEQGKPIYRLEATLI; the protein is encoded by the coding sequence ATGAGACTACGCAAAAAACCTTGGGTAAAAGATGAAATTTTTCAGTATACATCTTATTCTGTAAAAGAACCAAGGGAATGGAAAGGAAAATGGAGGACATTATTTGGAAATGATTATCCCATTCATGTCGAGTTTGGAACGGGAAGGGGTAATTTTATCACGACACTTGCGAAGCAAAATCCAGAGATCAATTATATCGCGCTCGAACAAAAACAAGAAGTACTGGTTCAAGCGGTACGTAAAGCAGTAGCCTTAGAATTAAAGAACATTCGGTTTATCTTAGGGAACGCCAATTTTGTATTGGATTTCTTTTCAGATGATGAAATCGCAAGAATTTATTTGAATTTTGTTGATCCGTGGCCAAAAAATCGGCATGCAAAACGCCGGTTAACCCATCAAAATTATTTAAATATGTATCAACAAATTTTACAAAAAAATGGCTCGATTCATTTGAAAACCGACAATGAAATTCTTTTTGAATTTTCATTAAATGAGTTGAGTCTTCATCCGTTCTACCAATTGCATGATATCTCGCTAAACTTATATCGGAATGAAGAAAATCTAGAAAAACATGTGCAAACTGAATATGAGCTGAAATTCCTTGAACAAGGCAAACCCATCTATCGACTCGAGGCGACATTGATCTAG
- a CDS encoding histidinol-phosphatase HisJ family protein, protein MITDYHVHLETGPYTIEWLEKYVEVAIQRGITDLGFSEHGYRFKQSKAILYNPWIAERQTEDINEYVNLILQAKEKGIDVKLGIELDFIPGKEKEIEDFLKPYPWDYVIGSVHWIDDWGFDLTEMREKWNQRSILKVYEEYFWRVERLLESMQFDILGHVDVIKVFGHRPSEEEQEQLLALYDRLVPLIQQSGITVEMSTAGLRKPVGELYPAPLLMERLTKAQVPMMINSDAHRPEHVGEDYDKGIDYLRSYGVNEVSIFEQRKRKMVPLG, encoded by the coding sequence ATGATTACGGATTATCATGTTCACCTAGAAACTGGGCCATATACAATCGAATGGTTAGAAAAGTATGTAGAAGTTGCGATACAGCGGGGAATTACTGATTTAGGGTTTTCCGAACACGGCTATCGATTCAAACAATCAAAAGCCATCCTTTACAATCCTTGGATTGCAGAGCGTCAGACAGAAGATATCAATGAATATGTCAACTTGATCTTACAAGCGAAGGAAAAAGGGATTGATGTGAAATTAGGAATAGAATTAGATTTTATCCCTGGTAAAGAAAAAGAAATTGAGGATTTCTTAAAGCCTTATCCTTGGGATTATGTGATCGGTTCTGTTCATTGGATTGATGATTGGGGTTTTGATTTAACCGAAATGAGAGAAAAGTGGAATCAACGATCAATCCTGAAAGTATATGAAGAGTATTTTTGGCGGGTTGAACGACTATTGGAGTCGATGCAATTTGATATTCTTGGTCACGTTGATGTCATTAAGGTGTTTGGCCATCGGCCAAGTGAAGAGGAACAAGAACAGCTGTTAGCTCTTTATGACCGTCTTGTTCCGTTGATTCAACAAAGCGGAATCACTGTAGAAATGAGTACTGCTGGTTTAAGAAAACCTGTAGGGGAGTTATACCCAGCCCCCCTATTAATGGAACGGTTAACAAAGGCGCAAGTTCCGATGATGATCAATTCTGACGCTCACCGCCCTGAACATGTTGGAGAAGATTATGATAAGGGAATTGATTATCTGCGGAGTTATGGTGTGAATGAGGTTAGTATTTTTGAGCAAAGAAAACGGAAAATGGTCCCGTTGGGGTAG
- a CDS encoding glycerophosphodiester phosphodiesterase: protein MRRIQVIAHRGASAISPENTMIAFQRAIHIGADAIETDVQMTKDGHLVLIHDERVNRTTNGSGFVKDYTLNELRKLDAGSWFSSVYQNEKIPMIDEFFTLIKSTDIWVNVEIKNGYFMYPGIEEKLIGKIKEYDLLSRVVVSSFNHYSLLKIHQIAPYIKTAILYMTNLFEPWNYARMIGASSLHPYKKSLSKEIVDYAHQMGFTVYPFTVDDKEEMKNLIQMGVEGIMTNVPDRLILFIRELGGEA from the coding sequence ATGAGAAGGATTCAAGTCATTGCACATCGTGGAGCTTCAGCCATTAGTCCAGAAAATACAATGATTGCTTTTCAAAGGGCGATTCACATTGGGGCAGATGCCATAGAGACTGATGTTCAAATGACAAAAGATGGTCATCTCGTTCTCATCCATGATGAGCGTGTAAATCGAACGACAAATGGGAGTGGATTTGTAAAAGATTATACGTTAAACGAACTTAGAAAACTTGATGCAGGAAGTTGGTTTTCCTCTGTTTACCAGAACGAAAAAATACCGATGATCGATGAATTTTTTACTTTGATCAAATCAACCGATATATGGGTAAATGTTGAGATCAAAAATGGCTACTTTATGTACCCGGGAATCGAAGAAAAGTTAATTGGAAAAATAAAAGAATATGATTTGCTTTCCCGTGTTGTTGTTTCTAGTTTTAATCATTATTCTTTATTAAAAATCCATCAAATCGCCCCTTACATCAAAACGGCAATCCTTTATATGACAAACCTATTTGAACCATGGAACTATGCGCGAATGATTGGCGCAAGTAGTTTGCATCCATATAAAAAATCCTTGTCGAAAGAGATCGTTGATTATGCCCATCAAATGGGATTCACGGTCTATCCTTTTACTGTTGATGACAAGGAAGAGATGAAGAATTTAATTCAAATGGGAGTCGAAGGTATCATGACGAATGTGCCAGACCGATTGATTTTGTTCATTCGTGAATTAGGAGGAGAAGCATGA
- a CDS encoding alkaline phosphatase family protein, which produces MKKIILILIDALMPEALENGIKSGKTPGLKFLMENGVYQPHCVTSFPTMTATVDSSLMTGTYSDQHKIPGLVWYDPKEKRIINYVNGAKTVLALGIRKAAKDVLYHLNQVHLNSKTKTIYEELADHGKTSGAVNFIIHRGRTVHTLKLPFLLNLITRFSLQNKKIKAADILSIGALHKPRFPGRKIFWNWNQSVFSHFGINDNYTTEVVKFIIESGHQPDFLMVYLPDHDHYLHKHIDQPLPSLEKVDQKIVQILNLFGTWEQALKQNTFIIIGDHGQTKIGKTQNHNIDLDQILAQFQVVKLGKKVHPNDQLVIGNNERMVYLYPLKKEIEKDLLNVLLQDERIDFIARKEEETVIVENHKGLKLRFAKNGAYQDPYDVNWHVHGDLAVLDVRLDGNTIEFGDYPDAFSRLYGSLFSQDIQMLVLSAKPSYEFITKTFPVHLGGGSHGSLHKTDSIVPLLVAGAKKWPKPNTRIVDLKQYILDLLEVPTT; this is translated from the coding sequence ATGAAAAAAATCATCTTAATCCTTATTGATGCACTTATGCCTGAGGCACTAGAGAATGGAATAAAGTCTGGGAAAACTCCCGGCCTTAAATTTCTGATGGAAAATGGGGTGTATCAGCCTCATTGTGTAACCTCATTTCCAACGATGACAGCTACTGTTGACTCCTCCTTAATGACGGGAACTTATTCAGATCAGCATAAGATCCCTGGATTGGTTTGGTATGACCCTAAAGAAAAACGCATCATCAACTATGTCAATGGAGCAAAAACGGTCCTCGCTTTAGGTATTCGAAAAGCTGCAAAAGATGTCCTTTATCATCTTAATCAAGTTCATCTTAATTCAAAAACAAAAACCATTTATGAAGAATTAGCCGATCATGGGAAAACCTCTGGTGCAGTTAATTTTATCATTCATCGGGGTCGAACCGTACATACCTTAAAACTGCCTTTTCTTTTAAATCTGATTACTAGGTTTTCGTTACAAAATAAGAAAATAAAAGCTGCCGATATTCTGAGTATCGGTGCATTGCATAAACCCCGTTTTCCTGGCAGAAAAATCTTTTGGAACTGGAATCAATCAGTATTTTCACATTTTGGAATCAATGACAATTATACAACGGAAGTGGTGAAATTTATTATTGAAAGTGGGCACCAACCAGATTTTTTAATGGTTTATCTTCCTGATCACGATCATTATTTACATAAACATATTGATCAGCCTTTACCCAGTTTAGAGAAAGTCGATCAAAAAATTGTTCAGATCTTAAATTTATTTGGTACTTGGGAACAAGCTTTAAAACAGAACACGTTTATTATTATTGGCGATCATGGTCAAACAAAAATTGGAAAAACCCAAAACCATAATATTGATTTAGATCAAATCTTAGCCCAATTTCAAGTCGTGAAATTAGGGAAAAAAGTTCATCCTAACGACCAGCTAGTGATTGGAAATAATGAACGAATGGTGTATCTTTATCCATTAAAGAAAGAGATTGAAAAGGATCTATTAAACGTTTTACTGCAAGATGAGCGAATTGATTTTATAGCAAGAAAAGAAGAGGAAACCGTTATTGTAGAAAATCACAAGGGATTGAAACTTCGTTTTGCCAAAAATGGAGCTTATCAAGATCCCTATGATGTCAATTGGCATGTGCATGGAGATTTAGCGGTTTTAGATGTGAGGCTTGATGGAAATACGATAGAATTTGGCGATTACCCAGATGCTTTTTCTCGTTTATACGGGTCACTATTCTCCCAAGATATTCAAATGCTTGTTCTCAGTGCTAAACCTTCTTATGAATTTATTACGAAGACTTTTCCTGTTCATCTCGGGGGTGGAAGCCATGGTTCTTTACATAAGACAGATTCAATTGTCCCTTTATTGGTAGCTGGTGCAAAGAAATGGCCAAAACCAAACACAAGGATTGTTGATCTTAAACAATATATTCTTGATTTGTTAGAGGTTCCTACAACATAA
- a CDS encoding dicarboxylate/amino acid:cation symporter: protein MEQTKKKKIYHSLYFRVLVAILIGILLGFFYPEVAVKMKPLGDGFIKLIKMLIAPIIFSTVVVGIANMGDMKKVGRVGLKALIYFEVVTTIALFIGLIVVKIYQPGAGINADVSTMDASAIASYTNAAKHLSTTEFLMNIIPSNVVGAFAEGEILQVLLFSILLGLSLSAMGEKAKPLVKIIDQFSHGLFGIVGMIMKLAPLGAFGAMSFTIGKYGIHTLLSLGKLMAGVYTTSALFVFVVLGLIAKMNGFSIWKYLKYIKEEIFIVLGTSSSESVLPRMMTKMEELGASKSVVGMVIPTGYSFNLDGTSIYLTMAAIFIAQATNTPLTLGQELTILAVLMLTSKGAAAVTGGGFITLAATLSSIHTLPVAALTLLLGVDRFMSEARAITNLIGNGVATIVVAKWEKEFDENRAKKILNGEKLPSIIASVSDPQNLTTK from the coding sequence ATGGAACAAACAAAAAAGAAAAAAATTTATCACAGTCTTTATTTTCGCGTTTTAGTCGCTATCCTCATCGGAATACTCCTTGGTTTCTTCTATCCTGAGGTAGCGGTGAAAATGAAGCCATTAGGTGATGGATTCATTAAATTGATCAAAATGTTGATTGCTCCAATTATTTTCTCTACCGTTGTTGTGGGAATTGCCAATATGGGAGATATGAAAAAGGTAGGGCGTGTCGGACTAAAAGCATTGATCTATTTTGAAGTGGTTACTACTATTGCACTTTTCATAGGATTAATCGTTGTGAAAATTTATCAACCAGGTGCTGGAATCAATGCCGATGTTTCAACAATGGATGCTTCGGCAATCGCAAGTTACACGAATGCAGCGAAACATTTAAGTACAACCGAATTCCTAATGAATATCATTCCTTCAAATGTTGTGGGTGCTTTTGCTGAAGGAGAGATTTTACAGGTCTTATTATTTTCGATCTTGCTCGGGCTTTCTTTATCTGCAATGGGAGAAAAAGCAAAACCTTTGGTCAAAATCATCGACCAATTCTCCCATGGATTATTTGGTATTGTCGGTATGATTATGAAATTAGCTCCTTTAGGCGCCTTTGGTGCGATGTCCTTTACGATTGGAAAATATGGAATTCATACTCTCTTGTCCCTTGGTAAATTAATGGCAGGGGTTTATACAACAAGTGCATTATTTGTATTTGTCGTTCTTGGTCTAATTGCCAAAATGAATGGTTTTAGCATCTGGAAGTACTTAAAATATATTAAAGAAGAAATCTTTATCGTTCTAGGAACTTCATCTTCTGAATCAGTTCTTCCGCGAATGATGACCAAGATGGAGGAACTTGGTGCTTCCAAATCTGTTGTCGGTATGGTGATTCCAACGGGTTATTCCTTCAACCTTGATGGAACATCAATTTATCTAACCATGGCTGCAATCTTCATCGCACAAGCAACCAATACACCATTAACACTTGGTCAAGAATTAACGATCTTAGCTGTACTCATGTTAACATCAAAAGGAGCTGCAGCAGTTACTGGCGGCGGATTCATTACACTTGCTGCTACATTATCTAGTATTCATACATTACCTGTTGCCGCATTAACACTGCTCCTAGGTGTTGATCGCTTTATGTCAGAAGCTCGTGCGATCACCAATTTAATCGGTAATGGTGTCGCTACCATTGTTGTTGCAAAATGGGAAAAAGAATTTGACGAAAATCGAGCAAAAAAAATCTTAAATGGTGAAAAATTACCATCCATTATTGCATCGGTCAGTGATCCACAGAATCTTACAACGAAATAG
- a CDS encoding FadR/GntR family transcriptional regulator, with protein MIFEPIKKKRVYQIVIERIKSSVESGQLKPGDKLPSEREMAKLLQVSRSAVREALSVMEYYGMVEIKTGIGVFLVEGQIHQLLNKMNILLFDDGIQLVEVLEVRQGIESQAAYLAAKRATLEDLTKIKKALTKLEKAVIENKIAAKEDYEFHRAVVQASKNQMLMQMIYLIADYFILGLNKSRGESLKIPGRSQQILNEHKEIYDAIVAKDPNLASKKMWDHLEHVKSRFN; from the coding sequence ATGATTTTTGAACCGATTAAAAAGAAAAGAGTTTATCAAATTGTTATTGAACGAATAAAATCTTCCGTTGAATCTGGGCAATTAAAGCCCGGAGATAAATTGCCTTCAGAAAGAGAAATGGCCAAATTACTACAAGTGTCTCGTTCTGCAGTTAGAGAAGCCCTTAGTGTTATGGAATACTATGGAATGGTGGAAATTAAAACAGGAATAGGGGTTTTTTTAGTTGAAGGTCAAATTCATCAACTATTAAATAAGATGAACATTCTACTGTTTGATGATGGAATACAATTGGTAGAAGTATTAGAAGTAAGACAAGGGATTGAATCACAAGCTGCTTATTTAGCTGCTAAAAGAGCCACTTTAGAAGATTTGACAAAGATAAAGAAAGCGCTTACAAAACTAGAAAAAGCTGTAATAGAAAATAAAATTGCGGCAAAAGAAGATTACGAATTTCATCGTGCTGTTGTTCAAGCCAGTAAAAATCAAATGCTAATGCAAATGATTTATCTTATTGCAGATTATTTTATCCTAGGACTAAACAAAAGCAGGGGGGAGTCTTTAAAAATACCAGGTAGAAGTCAACAAATTTTAAATGAACATAAAGAGATATATGATGCGATTGTCGCAAAAGATCCAAATCTTGCTAGTAAAAAGATGTGGGACCATTTAGAACATGTGAAGTCGAGGTTTAATTAA
- a CDS encoding TAXI family TRAP transporter solute-binding subunit, with translation MRKKGLKIIAMIVMISMMVSLIGCSSSSTSGNSGDGVKFINIATASTGGTYYPIGVGMATLWTEKLKGVNASAQSSAGSVENIELLRNGEAQLAIFQGLIGSMAYQGKGIFEGKKYDGLRSISMLWPNVEHFVLKENLAKTGNILDLKGSNFSVGPQASGTEQSTMVIFEGVGLSKADIKPDYLGYNDSAEAIKDGRISGASMPAGIPVAAVTDLYASKAGVKVLEFTDEQLASINKLYNTWFRFVIPVGTYPGQKEEIKTIAQPNWLGVANTVDEKLVYDLTKTLFENLDYMYSVHNSAKNIKLETALNGLPVPLHIGAYKYFKEKGLKIPEYLIPPEAK, from the coding sequence ATGAGGAAAAAAGGGTTGAAAATTATAGCAATGATCGTAATGATCAGTATGATGGTTAGTCTGATAGGATGTTCATCATCATCCACTTCAGGTAATAGTGGGGACGGTGTAAAATTTATTAATATTGCTACCGCTTCAACAGGTGGAACCTATTATCCAATTGGAGTAGGCATGGCGACCTTATGGACAGAAAAGTTGAAAGGGGTTAATGCAAGTGCCCAATCCTCGGCAGGTTCAGTAGAAAACATTGAACTATTAAGAAATGGGGAAGCACAACTGGCGATTTTTCAGGGACTAATTGGTTCTATGGCTTACCAAGGAAAAGGTATCTTTGAAGGGAAAAAATATGATGGATTGCGTTCAATTTCCATGCTTTGGCCAAATGTTGAACATTTTGTTTTAAAAGAAAATCTAGCTAAAACAGGAAACATTCTCGATTTAAAGGGATCGAATTTTTCCGTGGGACCGCAAGCAAGTGGAACAGAACAATCCACAATGGTTATCTTTGAAGGAGTCGGCCTTTCAAAAGCAGATATTAAACCTGATTATCTTGGTTATAATGATTCAGCTGAAGCTATAAAAGATGGTAGAATAAGTGGTGCATCAATGCCAGCAGGTATTCCCGTAGCAGCAGTTACTGATTTATATGCAAGTAAAGCCGGTGTCAAGGTACTTGAGTTCACAGATGAACAATTAGCAAGTATTAACAAGTTGTATAATACTTGGTTCCGTTTCGTCATTCCTGTTGGAACCTATCCAGGTCAAAAAGAAGAGATTAAAACAATTGCTCAACCTAACTGGTTAGGTGTAGCCAATACAGTAGATGAAAAATTAGTTTACGATTTAACGAAGACTTTATTTGAAAATTTAGATTATATGTACTCTGTGCATAACAGTGCTAAGAATATTAAGTTGGAAACGGCCTTAAATGGTTTGCCTGTACCATTACACATCGGGGCATATAAATATTTTAAAGAAAAAGGACTCAAGATTCCAGAATACCTAATACCGCCAGAAGCTAAATAA